In Raphanus sativus cultivar WK10039 chromosome 5, ASM80110v3, whole genome shotgun sequence, the following proteins share a genomic window:
- the LOC108856771 gene encoding lysM domain receptor-like kinase 3: MSDFVRLLHTFKQDLVSMCKSKMGVNASEPTRSRSRPSQSQGSHHHSSRRSPSTTSTTGTSSSSNSNKTAASSSSSAASRTSLASLRESLPENPHIYDVSEIRAATNNFLANRLSSSSSSSSSKASWRCNLRGKEVVVFQRKFRRRIAKDELRDRLSDICRSHHGSIVNLLGASVSGGSDHIYLVYEYVNGASLADCLRNQKNPNFTVLSSWASRIQIATDLAHGLDYIHNKTGLKMENLVHNHIKSSAMIVTEPDYNARICHFGTAQLCGETNETETTTERVGSMRFEGVRGYMSPEFQATGVATRESDVFAFGVVMLELLSGEEPLKYRYDKATGDFERTSVIETAKAVVIDGGDTEGRLRRWIDRRLGDSFPVTVVEKLTRLALECVVEDPVNRPEMGRVAGKISQLYLESEKWATNMKRPTDITVSYAPR; the protein is encoded by the coding sequence ATGTCCGATTTTGTACGTCTCCTTCACACGTTTAAACAAGACCTCGTCTCTATGTGCAAATCCAAAATGGGCGTCAATGCTTCCGAGCCAACCCGATCACGATCACGCCCAAGCCAATCTCAGGGAAGTCACCACCACTCGTCAAGAAGATCTCCGTCAACAACAAGCACAACAGGAACTAGCTCGAGCTCTAACTCTAACAAAACCGccgcttcctcctcctcctcagccGCGAGTCGAACATCCCTCGCTAGTCTCCGCGAATCCTTACCGGAGAACCCCCACATCTACGACGTCTCCGAGATTCGCGCCGCCACCAACAACTTCCTCGCAAACCGcttatcctcctcctcctcctcctcttcctccaaagCCTCGTGGCGATGCAATTTGCGCGGGAAAGAGGTGGTCGTCTTCCAGAGAAAGTTCAGGCGGAGAATCGCCAAAGACGAGCTCAGAGATCGCCTCTCCGATATCTGCCGGAGCCACCACGGGAGCATCGTCAACCTGCTCGGCGCTTCCGTCTCCGGAGGAAGCGATCACATCTACCTAGTCTACGAGTACGTCAACGGAGCCTCCCTCGCTGATTGTTTGAGAAAccaaaaaaaccctaatttcaccGTGCTGTCGAGTTGGGCCTCGAGGATCCAAATCGCGACTGATCTGGCCCACGGGCTTGACTACATCCACAACAAGACGGGATTAAAGATGGAGAATCTCGTTCATAACCACATCAAGAGCTCGGCGATGATCGTTACGGAGCCGGACTACAACGCAAGGATCTGCCACTTCGGGACCGCGCAGCTGTGCGGGGAGACGAACGAAACGGAGACGACGACGGAGAGAGTCGGATCGATGAGGTTCGAAGGAGTGAGAGGATACATGTCGCCGGAGTTTCAGGCCACCGGGGTCGCCACTCGGGAATCCGACGTGTTCGCGTTCGGTGTCGTGATGCTCGAGCTTCTCTCCGGGGAGGAGCCGCTGAAGTATCGGTACGATAAAGCCACCGGAGATTTTGAGCGGACTTCGGTGATCGAAACCGCGAAAGCGGTGGTGATCGACGGAGGAGATACGGAGGGGAGGTTGAGGAGATGGATTGATCGGAGACTAGGGGATTCGTTTCCGGTGACGGTGGTGGAGAAGCTGACGCGGCTGGCGTTGGAATGCGTGGTGGAGGATCCGGTGAATCGGCCGGAGATGGGAAGAGTCGCCGGGAAGATATCGCAGCTGTATTTAGAATCGGAGAAGTGGGCGACGAACATGAAACGGCCAACGGATATAACCGTCTCCTACGCTCCCAGATGA
- the LOC108805423 gene encoding mitochondrial fission 1 protein A, translating to MDAKIGKFFDSVGSFFSGGDKIPWSEGDVIAGCEREVREATNSGSEELKKECLMRLSWALVHSHQQDDVQRGIDMLEASLANSAPPLDDREKLYLLAVGYYRSGDCSKSRQLVDRCIQMQPDWRQALVLKKCIEDKITKDGVIGIGITASAVGAVGLIAGGIVAALARKK from the exons ATGGATGCTAAGATCGGAAAATTCTTTGACTCCGTCGGTTCTTTCTTCAGCGGCGGCGATAAGATCCCTTGGTCCGAGGGAGATGTCATCGCT GGATGTGAAAGAGAGGTTCGAGAGGCCACAAACTCTGGATCTGAAGAACTGAAGAAAGAGTGTCTTATGCGACTCTCGTGGGCTCTTGTTCATTCCCATCAACAGGATGATGTTCAACGTGGAATAGACATGCTTGAAG cATCTCTTGCGAACAGTGCTCCTCCTTTGGATGACAGAGAGAAGCTCTATCTTCTTGCTGTTGGTTACTACAGGAGTGGGGATTGCTCCAAGAGCAGGCAGCTTGTCGACCGCTGCATCCAG ATGCAACCCGATTGGAGGCAAGCTTTGGTACTAAAGAAGTGCATCGAAGACAAAATCACTAAGG ATGGAGTTATTGGGATAGGCATCACTGCTTCAGCAGTAGGAGCCGTAGGTCTCATAGCCGGTGGTATTGTAGCGGCGCTGGCTCGCAAGAAATGA
- the LOC108805421 gene encoding uncharacterized protein LOC108805421, producing MHSISSNPAGDLEKQQQDKTPEKQSELVNESAKEVNHLTIVVCNGDSSGARETVELAQIYGPAAEREESPKKVCLSRNSSSHEQCRVCQQEKEEALIELGCLCRGGLAKSHRSCIDAWFRTKGSNQCEICQAVAVNVPPPETHPTTNYWVWRIDPSYRQEQRERGCFNPLWVAFSILIGGLMLDVLISITLGVSALPVNIIIGVIVVLGLGTALRLTLEFCYEWSLRRAVQRAVQRSETAFNNIAYPPAL from the exons ATGCATAGTATTAGCTCCAACCCCGCTGGTGACCTTGAGAAGCAGCAGCAGGACAAGACTCCGGAGAAGCAGAGCGAGTTAGTAAATGAATCTGCCAAGGAAGTGAACCACCTCACCATTGTTGTCTGCAATGGAGATTCAAGTGGGGCACGTGAAACCGTAGAATTGGCTCAGATCTATGGGCCAGCAGCTGAGAGGGAAGAGTCCCCCAAAAAGGTTTGTTTGTCCAGAAACTCCAGCTCTCACGAGCAGTGTAG GGTTTGTcagcaagagaaagaagaggcGTTGATAGAACTGGGGTGCCTATGTCGTGGTGGCCTTGCTAAATCCCATAGGTCATGCATAGATGCTTGGTTTCGCACAAAAGGCTCTAATCAGTGCGAGATCTGCCA GGCAGTGGCTGTCAACGTGCCACCTCCAGAGACCCATCCAACT ACAAATTACTGGGTTTGGAGGATTGATCCCAGCTATAGACAAGAGCAGCGTGAGAGA GGATGTTTCAATCCTCTATGGGTAGCATTCTCGATTCTGATAGGCGGTCTAATGCTGGATGTGTTAATATCAATCACACTTGGTGTGTCTGCACTCCCGGTTAACATAATCATTG GAGTGATAGTGGTGCTAGGGCTAGGAACAGCACTAAGGCTGACATTGGAGTTCTGCTACGAGTGGAGCTTGAGAAGAGCGGTTCAGAGGGCAGTGCAGAGGAGTGAAACAGCCTTTAATAACATTGCATATCCACCTGCCTTGTAA